In Leuconostocaceae bacterium ESL0723, the following proteins share a genomic window:
- a CDS encoding amino acid ABC transporter ATP-binding protein, whose protein sequence is MLEIKSLTKSYGDNIIFQDLDLQVHQGEVLSIVGPSGIGKTTLLKIMTGIEPADSGDIFIDGQLVNQEGRDLQNKIGLIFQDFNLFPNYTVMGNITLAPINVNKLSAAESQKEARSLLTTLGMADKADLYPYQLSGGQKQRVAIARALAMKPQIIAYDEPTSGLDEVSTGQVAEVIKTLKDQGVTQVVITHDQPFAEEISDRVFDFAKEVARV, encoded by the coding sequence ATGTTAGAAATTAAGTCATTAACGAAGTCTTACGGCGATAACATTATTTTCCAGGACCTAGATTTACAGGTTCACCAGGGCGAAGTCCTCAGTATTGTCGGTCCATCTGGGATTGGAAAAACCACCTTATTAAAAATCATGACTGGGATCGAACCGGCTGACAGCGGTGACATTTTCATTGACGGCCAGCTGGTTAACCAGGAAGGGCGTGACCTGCAAAATAAGATTGGCCTGATTTTCCAGGACTTTAATCTTTTTCCGAATTACACGGTCATGGGTAACATTACCCTGGCACCGATTAACGTCAATAAGCTCAGCGCCGCTGAAAGTCAAAAAGAGGCCCGTTCCCTGTTAACCACTTTGGGGATGGCCGACAAGGCCGACCTTTACCCTTACCAGTTATCGGGTGGGCAAAAGCAGCGAGTTGCCATTGCCCGTGCCTTAGCGATGAAGCCCCAGATTATTGCCTATGATGAGCCCACTAGTGGCCTGGATGAGGTATCAACTGGGCAGGTCGCCGAAGTCATTAAGACTTTAAAGGACCAGGGGGTGACCCAGGTAGTCATCACCCACGACCAGCCCTTTGCCGAAGAGATTTCAGACCGCGTGTTTGACTTTGCTAAGGAGGTTGCCCGCGTATGA
- a CDS encoding amino acid ABC transporter permease has translation MNYIIQILPGILSGLKYTLGVFFITLVGSIPLGILVSLGLRSPYFSIRWILNAYIWVMRGTPLLLQLIFIYYGLSMVGITFPRFEAAVIAFIINYAAYLAEIFRGGLQAIPEGQYDAAKVLGFSRRQTFFKIILPQVVKIVVPSFGNEAVNLVKDTSLIYVIGLGDILRAGNIAASRDVTLIPYLLVGILYLAMTGLVTLLLRRYETRLSVWR, from the coding sequence ATGAACTATATTATTCAAATTTTACCGGGTATTTTATCCGGTTTGAAATATACCCTTGGGGTCTTCTTTATTACGCTGGTGGGTTCCATCCCATTGGGTATCTTGGTATCCCTGGGATTACGGTCCCCATATTTTTCCATTCGTTGGATTTTAAACGCCTATATCTGGGTTATGCGGGGCACGCCCTTACTGCTGCAGTTGATCTTTATCTACTACGGCCTGAGCATGGTGGGCATTACCTTCCCCCGCTTTGAAGCGGCCGTGATTGCCTTTATTATTAACTACGCTGCCTACCTGGCCGAGATTTTCCGTGGTGGCTTGCAGGCCATTCCAGAAGGTCAGTATGACGCCGCTAAGGTTTTAGGCTTTAGTCGCCGGCAGACCTTCTTTAAGATTATCCTACCCCAGGTGGTTAAGATTGTGGTGCCTTCCTTTGGTAATGAAGCGGTCAACCTGGTCAAGGACACGTCCCTGATTTATGTCATTGGTTTGGGTGATATTCTCCGGGCCGGTAACATCGCCGCTAGTCGTGATGTGACCCTGATTCCTTATCTCTTGGTTGGTATCTTGTACTTAGCCATGACCGGTCTAGTTACCCTGTTGTTACGGCGTTACGAGACGCGCCTGTCGGTTTGGAGGTAA
- the mreD gene encoding rod shape-determining protein MreD has product MAWRFLKFKLIYPVVLLLFLFVDGDLMASMGPIFTHFPLHILPTLTLIWLFYAIQFEATNLGPYWVYVVGIGLLFDIYYTGFIGTYTVAYLASTVLMYQLRSFFDERMMSGLLLFLIGLVTYLVVTYVTGFIINIADISLTSFLTFEVLPTAILNLALAALGYYPTWSFFQKLS; this is encoded by the coding sequence GCCTGGCGATTTTTAAAATTTAAATTAATCTACCCGGTCGTCCTGTTGCTCTTCTTGTTTGTGGATGGGGATTTGATGGCCAGCATGGGGCCGATTTTTACCCATTTTCCGCTGCATATTCTGCCAACTTTGACTTTAATCTGGCTCTTTTATGCCATCCAGTTTGAGGCCACAAACCTGGGTCCTTACTGGGTTTATGTGGTCGGGATTGGCTTACTCTTTGATATTTATTACACCGGTTTTATTGGCACTTACACGGTGGCCTACCTGGCTAGTACGGTTTTGATGTATCAACTACGTTCCTTCTTTGATGAGCGGATGATGAGTGGTCTTTTGCTCTTTTTGATTGGGTTGGTGACCTACCTGGTTGTGACTTATGTTACCGGTTTTATCATTAACATTGCCGATATTAGCCTGACCTCCTTTTTGACCTTTGAGGTGCTGCCAACGGCGATCTTGAACTTAGCCCTGGCGGCCTTGGGCTATTATCCAACTTGGTCGTTTTTCCAAAAGCTGTCCTAA